Proteins found in one Anopheles aquasalis chromosome 3, idAnoAquaMG_Q_19, whole genome shotgun sequence genomic segment:
- the LOC126579186 gene encoding ATP-dependent RNA helicase DDX54 — protein MLMNDVPGFSIHTAEVDYDDEADGALGGKKGKKKKSGGFQAMGLSAPVLKGILKMGYKVPTPIQRKTIPIILDGRDVVAMAKTGSGKTGCFLIPMFEKLRQREAKAGGGARALILSPTRELAIQTFRFIKQLGRFMDLKTILVLGGDSMDAQFAAVHTLPDIIVATPGRFLHLCVEMDLKLGSVQYCVLDEADRLFEMGFGEQLSDTLKRLPEARQMVLFSATLPKMMVDFAMAGLCQPVLVRLDVESKVPEALALKYVYCRPAERYAALLVLLRETIPRTAQTVIFAGTQHHVELVSLILTKAGIPNSHVYSALDASARKINTAKFTMRKVNVLVVTDIAARGLDIPSLDYVINLHFPGKPKLFIHRVGRCARAGRSGVAYSIFSNDDIAHLIDLHMFLDRPLEVSDRTMIGIPPPEILETEHQLVQEYVQHIDLSTVFRVSNNAYKQYIVTRPAASASSNKRAKQFKIDELGVLEDFGNADSTGLAKEEGRKHGKEKKGKEVKKKKKQKALEKSAGSEKANQEETTASSSVDPDAFRNDFLARMKNYRPSTTIFELNPKSNARELLAMAQKREKDEQKIAKHKRKLEETEQEENRKLEADVAEATGASDGIEAKSAKRSKRQRRDEEHFIAYTAKDAVEEDGYAVDSFARQANSAELSVAGDTADGQRMHRQLQKWDRKKKKMVNVENPRAGKIRTEHGVWIAASYKTGRYDKWKDRTKLDERLAAAQAQQDDSDGEGGDAGSGAGAASSILQKQYPHTHWGRHNAKADLRKLRDMDLKTPEQIVKNRLEKDKKLSREKAARLKNIARKKKALARKKRGKK, from the coding sequence ATGTTGATGAACGATGTGCCGGGCTTTTCGATCCACACGGCCGAGGTCGACTACGACGATGAAGCCGATGGAGCTCTGGGCGGCAAGAAgggcaagaagaaaaaatcggGTGGATTTCAGGCCATGGGCCTTAGCGCACCGGTACTGAAGGGCATCCTGAAGATGGGCTACAAGGTGCCGACCCCGATCCAGCGCAAAACCATCCCCATCATCCTGGACGGGCGTGACGTGGTTGCCATGGCGAAGACGGGCTCCGGCAAAACGGGTTGCTTTCTGATTCCGATGTTCGAGAAGCTGCGCCAGCGGGAGGCGAAAGCAGGCGGCGGTGCGCGAGCCCTCATCCTTTCGCCAACCCGCGAGCTCGCTATCCAGACGTTCCGGTTCATCAAACAGCTCGGCCGGTTTATGGATCTGAAAACCATCCTGGTGCTCGGTGGCGACTCGATGGATGCCCAGTTTGCGGCCGTGCACACGCTACCGGACATCATTGTGGCCACGCCCGGTCGTTTTCTGCATCTGTGCGTCGAGATGGACCTGAAGCTGGGCTCGGTGCAGTACTGTGTGCTGGATGAGGCCGACCGGCTCTTCGAGATGGGCTTCGGGGAGCAGCTATCCGATACGCTGAAGCGGCTACCGGAGGCACGCCAGATGGTTCTGTTCAGTGCAACGCTGCCGAAGATGATGGTCGACTTTGCGATGGCCGGTCTCTGTCAGCCGGTGTTGGTTCGATTGGACGTGGAATCGAAAGTACCGGAAGCGCTGGCACTGAAGTACGTGTACTGCAGGCCCGCCGAACGTTATGCCGCGTTGCTCGTGCTGCTACGCGAAACCATTCCCCGGACGGCACAGACCGTCATCTTTGCCGGCACGCAGCATCACGTGGAGCTCGTCTCGTTGATACTGACCAAAGCGGGCATCCCCAACAGTCACGTATACTCGGCGCTGGATGCTTCGGCGCGCAAGATCAACACGGCCAAGTTTACGATGCGCAAAGTGAACGTCCTGGTTGTGACGGACATTGCGGCCCGTGGGCTCGACATTCCGTCCCTCGATTACGTCATTAATCTGCACTTTCCCGGCAAACCGAAGCTGTTTATCCATCGAGTAGGCCGTTGTGCTCGTGCTGGGCGCAGTGGCGTCGCTTACTCGATTTTCTCAAACGATGACATCGCACACCTGATCGATCTGCACATGTTTCTCGACCGTCCTCTGGAGGTGAGCGATCGGACCATGATCGGTATCCCACCGCCCGAAATACTCGAGACCGAGCATCAGCTGGTGCAGGAGTACGTGCAGCACATCGATCTGTCCACCGTGTTTCGCGTGAGCAACAATGCGTACAAGCAGTACATCGTCACTCGTCCGGCAGCATCGGCCAGCTCGAACAAGCGCGCCAAACAGTTCAAAATCGATGAGCTAGGTGTGCTGGAAGACTTTGGCAATGCCGACAGCACCGGGCTGGCGAAGGAAGAGGGAAGAAAGCACGgtaaagagaaaaagggaaaagaagttaaaaagaagaagaagcagaaggctCTTGAAAAATCTGCTGGCTCTGAGAAGGCAAACCAGGAGGAAACGACCGCCTCATCCTCGGTGGATCCGGATGCGTTCCGTAACGATTTCTTGGCCCGCATGAAGAACTATCgtccatcgacgacgatcttCGAGCTGAACCCAAAGTCGAACGCCCGTGAACTGCTCGCCATGGCACAGAAGCGCGAAAAAGATGAGCAAAAGATCGCGAAACATAAGCGAAAGTTGGAGGAAACCGAACAGGAGGAAAACCGGAAGCTGGAAGCGGACGTAGCCGAAGCAACCGGGGCCAGCGACGGCATAGAGGCGAAGAGTGCAAAGCGCAGTAAACGGCAACGTCGTGACGAGGAGCATTTCATCGCTTACACGGCGAAGGATGCGGTCGAGGAGGATGGATACGCGGTCGACAGTTTCGCGCGCCAGGCAAACTCGGCCGAGCTGAGCGTGGCCGGAGATACGGCCGATGGGCAGCGGATGCACCGGCAGCTGCAGAAGTGGGatcgcaagaagaagaagatggtgaaCGTGGAGAACCCGAGGGCGGGCAAGATACGGACCGAGCACGGTGTCTGGATTGCTGCCTCTTACAAAACGGGCCGTTACGATAAGTGGAAAGATCGTACGAAGCTGGACGAACGATTGGCGGCCGCACAGGCACAGCAGGACGATTCTGATGGTgagggtggtgatgctggttcAGGGGCTGGAGCGGCTTCCTCAATTCTTCAGAAGCAATACCCTCACACGCACTGGGGACGGCACAATGCGAAGGCCGATCTGCGTAAGCTGCGCGACATGGACCTGAAGACACCGGAGCAGATCGTGAAGAACCGGCTCGAGAAGGACAAAAAGTTGAGTCGAGAAAAGGCGGCCCGGTTGAAGAATATTGCGCGCAAAAAGAAGGCACTCGCTCGAAAGAAGAGGGGTAAAAAGTGA
- the LOC126576797 gene encoding zinc finger protein 135-like yields the protein MEFSISNDSCRVCLRKTVNGKLLAGTTIARNRTLDELFRACTGFGLPAPDRLPPQASGFYPLRICPACEQLLLAAYEFRIKSIKSQKVLQNILLFYDEDNEEVDAPQQELGYKRCLIEAERSHPRKIGPESVKNIIEEQEEDMVWMVDDRGALSQEATQLDDVLIPDVPTTMHTANTETRQVPDTGGPNAETEKGFNNIADYFTSEHATEDLGEYAHGEDDRDNEADNDNDVEEEVEQENPHNDASSDEEEKAGSEYSETANHDDAQDTKADKSNPFVCALCGARFTLSENLTKHRRIHDDDRRYECDHCGERFLHWTARRYHIARVHTKEKRYACEHCGKRFRQSSHYTIHVRGHTGHLPYVCEQCNRGFKTSGSLKLHQKAHTDRKEYRCEQCHKQYKTLKSLSIHQKTHRNQRDYVCQVCQRAFTQNHALRKHHLKKHPEYELPPSGTVVSATAIKRLERENGQQPGGECDFEI from the coding sequence ATGGAGTTTTCCATCTCGAACGACTCGTgtcgcgtgtgtttgcgtaaAACTGTGAATGGGAAGTTACTTGCGGGGACGACAATCGCCAGAAACCGTACACTCGATGAGCTGTTCCGTGCGTGCACCGGCTTTGGGCTTCCGGCGCCGGATCGGTTGCCACCACAGGCCAGCGGATTCTATCCGCTCCGGATTTGCCCGGCCTGTGAGCAGCTACTGCTAGCTGCTTACGAGTTTCGCATCAAAAGTATAAAATCGCAAAAGGTGCTGCAGAACATTTTGTTGTTCTACGATGAAGACAATGAAGAGGTAGATGCCCCGCAACAGGAACTTGGGTACAAGCGGTGCCTTATAGAGGCTGAGCGGTCACACCCGAGGAAGATTGGACCAGAATCGGTAAAGAACATCATCGAAGAGCAAGAGGAGGACATGGTTTGGATGGTTGATGATAGAGGAGCATTATCGCAGGAGGCAACACAATTGGATGATGTTCTGATTCCTGATGTGCCTACTACCATGCATACCGCCAACACTGAGACGAGGCAAGTTCCGGATACAGGCGGACCGAATGCGGAGACTGAGAAAGGTTTTAACAACATTGCGGACTATTTTACGAGTGAGCACGCTACGGAAGATTTAGGAGAATATGCTCATGGAGAAGATGATCGAGATAATGAGGCTGATAACGACAATgacgtggaggaggaggtagagCAGGAAAATCCACACAATGATGCATCGTctgatgaggaggagaaagcCGGAAGCGAATACAGCGAGACGGCCAACCACGATGACGCTCAGGATACAAAAGCAGACAAATCGAACCCGTTCGTGTGCGCACTTTGTGGGGCGCGATTCACATTGTCGGAGAACTTGACCAAACACAGACGGATCCACGACGATGATCGACGGTACGAGTGCGATCATTGTGGAGAACGATTCCTGCACTGGACCGCCCGACGCTATCACATCGCACGGGTGCACACCAAGGAGAAGCGGTACGCGTGCGAGCACTGCGGCAAACGCTTTCGCCAATCGTCGCACTACACTATCCACGTACGGGGCCACACAGGCCATCTGCCGTACGTTTGTGAGCAGTGTAACCGCGGTTTCAAGACGTCCGGATCTCTGAAGTTGCACCAGAAAGCGCACACGGATCGGAAAGAGTACCGGTGCGAGCAGTGCCATAAGCAGTACAAAACGCTCAAATCCTTGTCCATCCACCAGAAAACGCATCGCAACCAGAGGGACTACGTGTGCCAGGTGTGCCAGCGAGCGTTCACGCAGAACCATGCACTACGGAAACACCACTTGAAAAAGCATCCCGAGTACGAGCTGCCTCCGTCCGGTACCGTCGTGAGTGCAACGGCCATCAAGCggctggaaagggaaaacggtCAACAACCCGGCGGTGAATGTGATTTTGAAATTTAG
- the LOC126576479 gene encoding uncharacterized protein LOC126576479, with protein sequence MEQADITESKENVTTDQEAPGTDHKDNQSESVAVGESSAARTSENDPDDDEEEEDDDETKLEEQLQTLKGDRIGETMYSERFVLSTILKLSQLQDQQLLEDNEEFERDLCNLWDMTIEPDVVRFLVQQEAVELFLALAGRSKDYRLMEILIGIVGNMCCVEEMHELLHTQSEILLALCDFLSVDDSPILVQLMRTLTTLFDRSDDARYSWFEVMKQADNLTEKLSLILATSTNRALLEHTVETVCAIINRFTEAEVDYAQLKEFYRLFGKSCLLDGLFEAFRQLYPPINSSNTNGSQVATGSGSGGGFEEDTLTATDLKTMRRFMEVHEHFVVHANELYEPHVEELVQCVYRVLAALCSESMLFPLNKNHVSILVCVNNIYSGIMYHFHVETFTSMIRIYGMLTTTTPTTTGTTATATMAPSTSNGSGRSQDNHSSLPESSDMMEDDGGEFDVETASAELLEAIYFLVTPIDREIIRSAVVAAGFRKPSIEELCRGMREAMDGEPLLHQTCTKLLSAFEDQSPPAVQQTSSAAE encoded by the coding sequence ATGGAACAAGCGGATATTACGGAGTCCAAGGAGAATGTAACCACAGACCAGGAAGCACCCGGTACCGATCACAAGGATAACCAGTCGGAAAGCGTTGCAGTAGGCGAGTCAAGTGCTGCGAGGACCAGCGAGAATGAtcctgatgacgacgaggaagaggaggacgatgatgagacGAAGCTGGAGGAACAGCTGCAAACCCTCAAGGGGGACCGAATCGGCGAGACCATGTACTCAGAGCGATTCGTACTGTCCACCATACTGAAGCTGTCCCAGCTTCAggatcagcagctgctggaggacAATGAAGAATTCGAGCGTGATCTGTGCAATCTCTGGGACATGACGATCGAGCCGGACGTGGTGCGCTTTCTGGTGCAACAGGAAGCGGTTGAACTGTTTCTGGCGCTTGCGGGCCGTTCGAAGGATTACCGATTGATGGAGATCTTGATCGGTATCGTTGGCAATATGTGCTGCGTGGAAGAGATGCACGAACTGCTGCACACGCAGAGCGAGATCCTGTTGGCCCTGTGTGATTTCCTGTCTGTCGATGACTCTCCCATTTTGGTTCAGCTGATGCGTACGCTGACCAcgctgttcgatcgatcagatGATGCGCGGTATAGCTGGTTTGAGGTGATGAAGCAGGCCGACAACTTGACCGAGAAACTGTCCCTCATTCTCGCCACCAGCACTAACCGGGCGTTGCTGGAGCATACGGTCGAGACGGTTTGCGCCATCATTAATCGGTTTACCGAGGCCGAGGTGGACTATGCGCAGCTGAAGGAGTTCTATCGTCTGTTCGGTAAGAGCTGCCTGCTGGATGGTCTGTTTGAAGCATTCCGTCAGCTCTACCCaccgatcaacagcagcaacaccaatgGTTCACAAGTAGCCACTGGtagcggcagtggtggtgggttcgAAGAGGACACACTAACGGCGACGGATTTGAAAACGATGCGCCGCTTTATGGAGGTGCACGAACACTTCGTAGTGCATGCGAACGAACTGTATGAACCGCACGTGGAGGAGCTGGTGCAGTGCGTCTATCGGGTGCTGGCGGCACTCTGCAGCGAAAGCATGCTCTTTCCGTTGAACAAAAACCATGTCAGCATTCTGGTGTGCGTCAACAACATCTACAGTGGCATCATGTATCACTTCCACGTCGAAACCTTCACCAGCATGATACGAATCTATGGAATGCTGACAActacgacgccaacgacgacggggacaacagcaacagcgaccaTGGCACCAAGCACTTCAAATGGCAGCGGGCGCAGCCAAGACAATCACTCCTCGCTGCCCGAATCGTCGGACATGATGGAGGATGATGGAGGAGAGTTCGATGTCGAGACGGCGTCAGCTGAACTGCTTGAAGCCATCTACTTCCTCGTtaccccgatcgatcgagagatcATTCGCAGTGCGGTAGTGGCCGCCGGATTTCGAAAGCCGTCGATCGAAGAGCTTTGCCGGGGTATGCGTGAAGCGATGGACGGTGAACCGCTGCTGCATCAAACCTGCACCAAGCTACTCAGTGCATTCGAAGATCAGTCGCCACCGGCGGTGCAGCAAACGAGCTCCGCGGCTGAatga